The genomic segment CCAAAGAAGCGCATGCTCTACAGTAAGTTTCATTGCAGTGTATCTCTGGTTGACTGAGATCTTAAAGCAGCACATGCTGCCTTCAAGAACACATCGTTTCCAGGGAtttccatgtgtttttttttttttaaaaaaaagagcaaaattaGATTCTGCAGATATTGGAGGTACAGgtggactggcctgcctgcagttctAACCTGTCCCCTAATAagagaaatgagtgaaaaagtttAGATGCACACCTTAAAGCATGTTTGCAGGGAGAATTCCTTATTAGTGTTGTGAGAAAGAATACAAGAAAGTGGTACAagcttttacttttttccttggTATGGGGTGTGTTTGCAGAACACAATCCCCCCCAAAGTAGTGTATGTTAACAAATTAAACTAACAAGACAATACATGAAATATCTGGCATAAAAAGAATGATCTGCTATGAAACAGTAACACGGTAATTACtataacttttgtttgtttatctatGTTGTGGTCATTTCCTACTCCATCCCAATTTTCCATGATGGAACATTAAAATTTGGGATGTACCACACACCTAAGCCTTTCAGAACAAGCATGTCCCTCCAATACAGCAAGGGAGCATTTTGGTTTCCTCTCACATTCATGTTCAAATGTAACTAAAACCTCCCTCACTGTTAAGTAAGTCCACAGTGACTGCTGTAAATCTACTACTTAaggaacaaataaaactaactctaaaattgagttttttttgtaattatgtaAAGTAGTTAGTGTGTAGTTCCTCTTTTCATGGTGATTCACGGCTGTGATATATAAGCCGCTTTATAACACTGATTTACTGAAAGCACTTGAGTGTGTATCTGCTCAGATTATATCCACTCATGTGATTAGTTAAAAATGTGGACCTGAAATTATCCCATTGTGTGTCCCTCCTTCATCATATGACCCAGACCCCCAAGTATGAGGTgcattattgtgtgtgtttgtgtgtcacatGGCCTTATTCTGCCATTGAGTGTTAGTCAGCTGATCGGTGTCAGTGAGCAAGTCCAGAACAAAGGGAGGAGGAAAGGCTGAAAATGTAGAAGGATAAGACCTAAAAATAATGGTCTTAGtaaaaatgaatacaaaaatTGAACTGACAGAAcaatttttgttgtattttctacAACGCTCCTTTTTTTGCTGCCTCAGGACTGTGTGATTCTTTAAAGGAAAGTGAAGCAGCCCAGCAGTCAGTCAGAGAGAAAGACCGGAAATTAGGTTAATGCTTTAGGTCTGAGCGCACTCAAAGAAGGGTTCTCCAGTTGTGTTGCCACAACTGTGATTCCAGTGAGCCCGGAACAATGTTTCCATTTATTAAAGGGTtcatacagggtgtgcagaattattaggcaagttgtatttttgaggattaattttattatagaacaacaactatgttcgcaatgaacacaaaagactcataaatatcaaagctgaatatatttggaagttggagtggggcttttttagttttagtatcttaggaggatatctgtgtgtgcaggtgactattactgtgcataattattaggcaacttaacaaaaagcaaatatatacccatttcacttatttattttcaccagggaaaccaatataacaactcaaaatttacaaatatacatttctggcattcaaaaacaaaacaaaaacaaatcagtgaccaatataaccacctttctttgcgaggacactcaaaagcctgccatccatagattttgtcagtgtcttgatctgttcgcGATCAACATTGcttgcagcagcaaccacagcctcccagaccctgttcagagaggtgtactgttttccctccctgtagatctcacatttgatgagggaccacaggttctctatggggttaagatcaggtgaacaaggaggccatgtcattattttttcttcttttagaccttttctggccaaccacgcagtggagtacttggatgcgtgtgatggagcattgtcctgcatgaaaatcatgtttttcttgaacgatgctgacttcttcctgtaccactgcttgaagaaggtgtcttccagaaactggcagtaggactgggagttgagcttgactccatcctcaacccgaaaaggtcccacaagctcatctttgatgataccagcccataccagtatcccacctccaccttgctggggTCTGAGTGGAgcggagctctctgccctgtactgatccagccacgggcccatccatctggcccatcaagactcactctcatttcatcagtccataaaaccttagaaaaatcagtcttatgatatttctttgacgttttatcttgtgtgtcttgttcagtggtggtcgtttttcagccttccttaccttggccatgtccctgagtattgcacaccttgtgcttcttggcacccCAGTggtgttgcagctctgaaatatggcaaaactggtggccaatggcatcttggcagcttcacgcttgattttcctcagttcatgggcagttattttgcgccttgttttttcaacacgcttcttgcgaccctgttgactattttgaatgaaacgcttgattgttcgatgatcacgcctcaaaagcttggcaattttaagagtgctgcatccctctgcaagacatctcactatttttgacttttcagagtccgtcaaatctctcttctgacccattttgccaaaggaatggaagttgcctaataattatgcacacctgatatatggtgttgatgtcattagaccacaccccttctcattacagagatgcacatcacctgatatgcttaattggtagtaggctttcaagcctgtaccggttggagtagaacaacatgcataaagaggatgatgtgatcaaaatactcatttgcctaataattctgcgcACACTGTAGATGTTTAGGGTTATAAAGGGATCATGATTAGGGCTAAGATACAACATTTTATCACCTTCTTCGATActattttgtttaaagttaaatgaaaaataaagacatatcAACGAATGTCCATCAACCTAACTACTATCTTTTACATTGGTATGGTGTTAGCCCCGTGTATTACAATAGGTGGATCCCTAATTTCTATGTTGATGCTCTTCTTTATGCTGTGTCTTACTCTCTTCTTCTCAATCTATCTCTCTCCTGCTTTTCCCACCTGCAGATATTTTCCCTGGTGGTCTTTGCCTCTATCGTAAACGAAGGTTATGTTAACTTAGGCAGTGAGCGTCTCCACTGTGTCTTCAACAAGAATGCAGATGCATGTAACTACGGTGTGTTTGTGGGCCTGGTGGGATTGCTGGCATGTtccttcttcttcctgcttGACTACAAGTTCGCCTCCATCAGCTCTGTTAAAGACAGGAAGAAGGCTGTGATGCTTGAGATTGGGTTTTCAGGTAAGGATGCAGACACAAGCAAAAGCAAACACTTAGCTGATACACAATAAAAGACTAACGGTGATCTGtgtgacttttcttttaatccaAAGGGCTCTTTACATAAAGGCTGCAGTTCCCCAAAATAACAAAGGCTTACCTTGACTGGTCTCGTTTCTTTTATACCACAACAAATTAGGAGAAATGAAACTAATAACAAGTATTAGAGAAATGAAAGGCTTCAGACCAGGAGAATCTGAGAAATGATTATCCACAAGTATCTCAAGAGTTACCTTGGAAATAACATTTCACTGTTTCATTGGTTTCTGGCAGGTTTCTGGGCTTTTCTGTACTTCGTAAGTTTCTgcttcctggctaatcagtggTCTCGAACACAAACTGACGACCTGCCACTCAACCAGGGGGCAGATGCAGCTCGAGCAGCAATtgccttttctttctgctctaTAATCACCTGGGTAAGAATGCAAACTgaaacacagtaacacatacaTTACAGATGTGCCATATacatattaatatataaaaaagtaaagttaatTCTGAAAAGCAACCCAGAGTTTCTGTGGTTTAGGTCCTACTAAATCCCTCTAATTAGTTTGGTAGTTCTACAGGGGAGTAGTAGTATacagactttaaaataaaaacttataaaatatCTGCTTTTCCTGTCAAAGCAATGCACAAATTAGGAAATGTTTCAATTTCTGGTCAAATATGATCTTAAATATCAGATGATCACTCATTTCCTGAAAGTAGACAAAGAGAACACAAACAATAAAGGTTAATGATATAATTAttgtccatttatttatttaaagtaaccTTAAATATCTGGCATGAATGGGATGTGATTTCTTTGTGTCCAAATTCTTTAATGGTAGGTCTGATGAGCATCAGtacagtttttttctgaaacctTTAGTGATCTTCTTTGTTAGTTAAATTAATCACTTGAaccactttttattatttttattaaagtgttCATTTCATACATGTAAACCAAATATGGTGCAAATTAATTTGTCTCTTCTCTTATAGCTTacataaaaaaactatttgaaaatataaaaaaacaaaaca from the Melanotaenia boesemani isolate fMelBoe1 chromosome 2, fMelBoe1.pri, whole genome shotgun sequence genome contains:
- the syngr3a gene encoding synaptogyrin-3a; the protein is MDGVGSFGAGRTGSTIDPITFAKQPQTILRVLSWIFSLVVFASIVNEGYVNLGSERLHCVFNKNADACNYGVFVGLVGLLACSFFFLLDYKFASISSVKDRKKAVMLEIGFSGFWAFLYFVSFCFLANQWSRTQTDDLPLNQGADAARAAIAFSFCSIITWAGLTVRAVQKYLLGTDMTLFTTEHMDGGAPTQPYPSNSPGGGTTETTETYQSPPFTENNAAPTYQVPIY